TTGATCATTTTTTGCATACCTGGTGGTCGGTCTGGATCAATGCCGCGTTCAATAGCGACATTAGCTATATCTAAATAAAAGCGCTGTAATAATGTAAGAGGGGCTAAGCGTTCTGGGCAATTGAAAATGGGTTGTTTGAGCTTGTGAACGGTTAAACCGGCATCAATAAATTCTTGAATTTGTTGTTGGTGTTTAGCAAAGGCTTCGTCGCGTAAATCGACACTGAGTAAACCGAGCTTTTTGTCAATCATACCGACTGCGCCGTGGGCAAACTCCGCTGAACTGAAAGGTTCTGCGTGTATGCAGCAATTACCCATTAACTTCATGGTGATTTCTTTGGCAATGGCATAACCAAATCCTCTGCCGAGTACAGCACAATGTTCAATTGAGTTTAACATGGCGTTGGTGATGATCGGCTCTGATTGGCAAGCTTGTTCCATTAAGTCGGGTAATTTGTATAAAGCTGAGCTGAGCTCTTTGTTGTGGGTCCATTTAGCCACTAATTGCAATAATGCTGATAAGGTAGTGAGCACTGTTTTAGTTGCTCCTATCACTTTCTGGCCACCGGCTTTTAGTGGTAACAATACATCGCACTCTTCTGCCAATGGCGAATTTTCGTCATTGACTAAGCCGACAACATAGGCACCTGAGAGTTTTGCCATTCTAGCTTGGTCAATTACATCTTGGCTGCGTCCAGACTGGCTAATCATTAATACTAAGGCGCCGTCTAATTTTATTGAACTTCCATAAGCACTCGTTACAGAAGGGGTCGCGCCAACCACAGGAATACCGGTTTCAATTTCAAACAAATATTTAGCAAAAGAGCCTGCGTGATCTGATGAACCGCGACCAACAATATAGATAAATTTAGGCGAAACTAAACGTAAATGAGACCCTAGCTTGTCTGTTGTGTGATCGTTTTCTTCAAGTTGATTGGCTATTCGCTCTGGTGTTTCCAAGGCTTCTTGTACAAATAGGGGAGTTGATGCAGTCATGATATTTATGTCTCAAGCTTAAGCTTTAAGGTTTGCTTGTTGGCATTGTTGCGCGTAAAAAACGGCGCCATATTCCGGAGGGTTTTGTGCCGGCGATAGTTGGTCGACAAGAGTCTGGTCTAACCAAGGCAAGTATAAAGGCGCTAGCCCACCGAGTAGGGTTAACCCCTCGGGTTTAGTCGCAAGTAACTTTTTAATCATGGCGTTAATATAATACGCCGCTTCGCGCAATAGTGCAGTGGCTAGCGCATCACCTTGATCAGCCGCACTAAATACTAACGGCGCTAATAAGGAAAATTTAGCTGAGTTAGCCGCCTCAAATTGACTATATATTTGCATCGCGTCTGGAGCCGATTGTTCAATAACGGCTTGGCTTAACATACTGGCGGGGCTTAGCTCATCTAATACCTCTAAGGTATGTTGCACCGCGTGCAGACCCAGCCAAGCACCAGAACCTTTATCTCCTAGTTTAAAACCATGGCCGCCTAACATTAAAAAGTCGTCTTGAGATTGATTTTCGGTTATTGAAACACCGCACGAACCTGTTCCCAATATGATGGCTGCACCAAAGCGACTATTGTGCGCGCCGTAACAGGCAATATGTAAATCGGTAGTTACGTGTAAAGAAGCAAAGGGTTGTTGCCAAGCAAGTAATGCTTGCTTAGCTTTGGGGTCATTGGCCCCGGCAACGCCTGCGCCCACGGCAAATTGTTCGAGCGGTAAGTGGCTTAAACCTGAATTAAATATGGCTAACTTGCAAGCTTCTATAATGGCTTGTTTAGCTTTAGGTAAATTTAACGCGATATTAGCGGGTCCGGCAAGCCCAGTGCTTAGGTAAGTTTGTTTGGCAATATCGTACACTATGGCTTTACATTTGCTGCCACCGCCGTCTACGCCTATTAGGTAGTTTGGTTTTGCCATTTGGGCCACTCAATGCTTTATTGGGTTTTAACGCGTTCGAATACGTCAATTACTTTTATCACACCGCGTACATTACGTGCTACTTCAATCGCTTGTTGAGCCTCGCTATCATTAACTAAGCCCATTAAGAATACTTCATTGTTTTCTGTGTAAACTTTGACATGCGATCCATCAAGCTTTTCAGCGGTGAGTAATTGTTTTTTGACTTTGGTCGAAATCCAAGCATCGTCGGCATGAACTTCTAGGCCCACCGGTTTACCAATGCGAATTTGATTAAACACGTTACGTACATTGCGGTTATTGTGTACTAATTGCTCTACTTGCAAGCTTAGATGACGCGAGGGCGCTTGGCCGACAATCAGCACATTTCGATTAAAACTTATAAAGGCCACATTGACTATTTTATACAGTTCAGGGGACTCGCCCAGTGCATTGTTTAATTTAAATTCTATTTCACTGTCTTCAATTTGTGCGCCTAATGAGCGCCTATCGTGAGCGGTTGAAACCGCTCCCGCTGCCCCTGCTACGACTAGCGCTGCGCAGCCTTGTAATAAAAAACATAAGCTTAAAATAACGAGTAAAGACTTTTTCATTTTTCTTCTTCTTGGTAAAAGTTATTGGCTTCCTGGAAATAAGGTATTGACGATGGCGTCGCATAAGCAATGTGCGATAAGTTGTTGCACTTCAACAATTCGCACGGGTTTGTTAGCGGGTATTTTTATTTCTATGTCATTAGTGCTGATCAAACCAGCGACTTCTCCACCGTCGTCACCGGTAATCGCAATGATGATCATATCGTTAGCAACCGCTGCTTCCATGGTGCGGGTTAACACGGCATTATTAGGGTCGCTCGCTAATACTAATAAAACGTCTCCTGGTTGGGCGACGATTTTTAATTGTTCAGCATAAATATATTCAGCCTGATTGTAGCCTGCAGATACCGATAATTGGGTATTATTGCCTTGCAGTAATACAGCCGGCAAGCTAGGACGAGTTGCCCCCGCAGGTTGAACCAGCATAGAGGTAAAGGTTGCAGCGACACCGTAGGCAATACCATCACCACAGCATATAACTTTTTTATCCTGTAGTAGGCAGTTTACTATGGTTTGTGCTGCATTTTCGATAGCGTCGGCTAACATATCAGCCGCGACTATTTTACTTTGAATACTTTCGGTAAAACTTTGTTTGATTAGGTCTTGCATAAAAACTAATAATTATTAAAAAGCGTTTTTAATCCAGTTGATATTTTGCGGGCTTCCGTCAAAGGCAATGATATCAAAGCGAAAAAATGTATGTTGGCTATTTAAGCCTTGGGCCTGCATATAATGCTGTGCCGTTTTGCGCAGCGTTTTTTGTTTGGTTTTCGTTACGCTAGCGGCTGCACTACCAAATTGGTCTGATTGTCGATAGCGTACTTCAATAAATACTAATTTACCCTTGTCGTTGGCGATTAAATCTAACTCGCCACCCTTTATTTGGTAATTTTCTGCCAGTACCTTAAGGCCCTGTTGGCTAATAAAGCGCTTGGCTTCTTGCTCAAATGAGGCGCCACGTAATCGAGACGACACTTTTGTAACAACATTAGTGAACAGGTTTAAATTCGACGACTTGCTCATTTTTATACTGCGCCCATGCGAGTTGACGGCTAACCATGCCATTGGGTTCAACTAATAATTTGCCACTTAAACCGATATGATGAAAGCCTGAAAACGCGCGCATTTGCGCTAGGTGCGGTATAATACGAAAGCTGTCGTAACCAAATGCAAATAAGCGCGCGGCTTTATCATCGTTACCATTCCACAGTTGTTGCATTTCACTGGCTAGGGTAACTTCTTGTTTACGGGTTGGCAGTACCCAAGGCATTTCACTGAAACTAATACCATTTAAATCTTTTAAATCGGCAATGGTTAAATCGGAACTAAAGCCATTAGACGTAGTATAAATGGGCGAAGGTTTAGCAAAAGGAGCCGTGTTAATATCGACATAAGGCTTTAATAACTTTATTTGCGCCGTATTGCCATATACATAAATTAAATCGACATCTTGGCGGTTACGCGCGTCAGACTCAAAATTGCTTGGGTTGCCAAGTAACGCTTTAATGGTTTTTATTCGCTGTTTACTCGCGTCTGTTTCCATTAAATATTCAACTGAGGCTTTTATTTCTTGGCTGTTTTTAAAATAGGCGACTTCAGGCTCTATGTTAGTCAGTTCAGTAAATTCGCTGATAAAGGTTTCAGCAACTCGTTTGCCATAACTGTTATTTGCTGCAATCACGATAGGGTGCTGATAACCAATTTCTGCTAGCTTTTGCGCGGCTTGGCGAGCTTCACTTTCCGGCGATAGGCTAAATGCGTAATGCATTTTGTCAAGCGCGAGTTCGTCTAATTGGTTTAGTAGTAAAATCGGGATTTGGGTAAATTTTTGTTGAACTGCTTCTATATTCGATTTGAGTAAAGGGCCAATAATAAAGTCAGTTTCCAATTCCAGTGTGGCAATATCTGTGTTGTTGGTATCAACAAAAGTTAGTGTATCTAAACTTAATAGATTTTGCTGACTATAATAGCCAGCCATAATCCCTTGCTGGACCACTTGCCCTTGGCGAGCGAATTTACCTGATAAAGGTAAAAATACCGTAACGTTTTTCGGGCGATAAGGTTCAGTTTCAAGCGCGGCTAATAAGCTGTCAGGTAATTGGCTTGCAGCGGGATGCCCTTGATATTGTGCTTGCCAATGGCGAATATTAACCAACATTTGTTTGGGGGTGTCAGCGTAGGTTCGGGTTATATTCAGTAGATTTAACCAGCCGGAAAGTTGTTTTTCTTGCTCATTGTCAAAGGCTCGTAAACCTTCGGTGCCTAGTTGTGTTATCTGCGCCCACGTATCATCACTATTTTGGGTTAAACCGGTTTGATCGTCTGTCGCAATATATTGCCGAGCGCCAATTAACGCCTTGGCTGCTGCTAAATGATGCTGTGTATGGCTAGCTGAGGTCACTTTTACTTGCCATACACGTTGTTCAAACCCTTGAATAATAGGTAAGTCTTTAGCCAAATTAAAACTTAACTGATATTGCTTTAAGCCAGTTAAAGCTTCGGCCTTAAATAATGTGAATTGATTTTGCATAAACGGACTGAGCAATTCGCTATTGAGCTGCTCAAGTAATGCGTGTGCTTTAGCGTATTCACCTTGCTTTAACCAAGCGTCGGCTGCACGTGTATACCAAATAGTGGATTGCGACGGGTTACTTGCTTCATTGGCTCGTTGTAAGTAATCGGCAACGGTTAGTTCCGGTTTTTTTTCAACGACAGGTGTTTCTAATTGTGGCTTAGGTTGATTTACCTGAGCGGGTTTTTCAGGAGTACTACCGCAAGCAACGAGTAATGCAATACTTGAAATTAAACTGAAGGCACGTGATACACGCTTCATTCCATTTCTATCCTTAAGGCCTTAGATATTAGCAATAGTTTACTATAGCCAGTTATATGGCTCCACAGTCAGTAATTACAAGCACCTGCTTATTTTGGAATGGCTTATATTTAAAACTGAGTATACAGTCGTAAATTAGCGATATTAACGTATAATCGCCGACCAGATTGAATACTCAGCAGGTTTAAAACCGAAAATGGCAGACATTGGCACCTTATACGTAGTTGCAACCCCAATAGGTAATCTTGGCGATATTACCGCAAGGGCAATTCAAACTTTATCTGATGTGGATTACGTGGCCGCAGAAGACACACGTGTCGCAAAAAAGCTGTTTAGTCAGTTTGAAATTAAAACGCCGTTAATTGCCTATCATGATCACAACGAAACTGAGCAGAGTGATAAACTCATTTATCGTTTAAAACAAGGTGAAAACTTAGCATTAATCTCGGATGCAGGCACGCCGCTGATTAATGATCCTGGTTACGTTATAGTTAAAGCCTGTCGTGAACATAATATTAAAGTGGTGCCTATTCCAGGAGCCAGTGCAGTTGTTACAGCACTATGTGCAGCCGGCGTTGCCACTGACCAGTTTTATTACGGTGGCTTTTTACCGGCCAAAAGTAAAGCGCGCTGCGATGTGTTAGCAACATTAGTTGAACGCGATTATTGTTCTGTATATTACGAATCAACTCACCGTATTTTAGCTAGCTTAGACGATATGCAAAAAGTATTGGGCGATGAACGTCATATTGTCATTGCCCGCGAGTTAACTAAAACCTTTGAAACAATAAAAGCCGGTGCAGTTAGTGACGTGATTGCATGGATCAAGGCCGACCATAATCAACAAAAAGGCGAGTTTGTAGTGATTGTTGAGGGGGTAAAACAAGCGGCTCAAATGGATGACAAAGCTAAAAATCTACTTAAAACGCTGCAACAGCATTTACCACCTAAAACCGCTGCCGGTATCGTTGCCGACACATTCGGCTTAAAGAAAAAAGATGTTTATCAATATGGCTTAGGGCTCGAGTAGAAAATATATTGGCGTATGGCTGGACTCATAGTCAAAGCGATCAGGTTTTAGGGGCAGGTTTCTA
This genomic window from Saccharobesus litoralis contains:
- the nagB-II gene encoding glucosamine-6-phosphate deaminase NagB-II yields the protein MTASTPLFVQEALETPERIANQLEENDHTTDKLGSHLRLVSPKFIYIVGRGSSDHAGSFAKYLFEIETGIPVVGATPSVTSAYGSSIKLDGALVLMISQSGRSQDVIDQARMAKLSGAYVVGLVNDENSPLAEECDVLLPLKAGGQKVIGATKTVLTTLSALLQLVAKWTHNKELSSALYKLPDLMEQACQSEPIITNAMLNSIEHCAVLGRGFGYAIAKEITMKLMGNCCIHAEPFSSAEFAHGAVGMIDKKLGLLSVDLRDEAFAKHQQQIQEFIDAGLTVHKLKQPIFNCPERLAPLTLLQRFYLDIANVAIERGIDPDRPPGMQKMIKTF
- a CDS encoding BadF/BadG/BcrA/BcrD ATPase family protein, coding for MAKPNYLIGVDGGGSKCKAIVYDIAKQTYLSTGLAGPANIALNLPKAKQAIIEACKLAIFNSGLSHLPLEQFAVGAGVAGANDPKAKQALLAWQQPFASLHVTTDLHIACYGAHNSRFGAAIILGTGSCGVSITENQSQDDFLMLGGHGFKLGDKGSGAWLGLHAVQHTLEVLDELSPASMLSQAVIEQSAPDAMQIYSQFEAANSAKFSLLAPLVFSAADQGDALATALLREAAYYINAMIKKLLATKPEGLTLLGGLAPLYLPWLDQTLVDQLSPAQNPPEYGAVFYAQQCQQANLKA
- a CDS encoding BON domain-containing protein, which gives rise to MKKSLLVILSLCFLLQGCAALVVAGAAGAVSTAHDRRSLGAQIEDSEIEFKLNNALGESPELYKIVNVAFISFNRNVLIVGQAPSRHLSLQVEQLVHNNRNVRNVFNQIRIGKPVGLEVHADDAWISTKVKKQLLTAEKLDGSHVKVYTENNEVFLMGLVNDSEAQQAIEVARNVRGVIKVIDVFERVKTQ
- a CDS encoding D-sedoheptulose-7-phosphate isomerase, whose product is MQDLIKQSFTESIQSKIVAADMLADAIENAAQTIVNCLLQDKKVICCGDGIAYGVAATFTSMLVQPAGATRPSLPAVLLQGNNTQLSVSAGYNQAEYIYAEQLKIVAQPGDVLLVLASDPNNAVLTRTMEAAVANDMIIIAITGDDGGEVAGLISTNDIEIKIPANKPVRIVEVQQLIAHCLCDAIVNTLFPGSQ
- a CDS encoding YraN family protein; its protein translation is MSKSSNLNLFTNVVTKVSSRLRGASFEQEAKRFISQQGLKVLAENYQIKGGELDLIANDKGKLVFIEVRYRQSDQFGSAAASVTKTKQKTLRKTAQHYMQAQGLNSQHTFFRFDIIAFDGSPQNINWIKNAF
- a CDS encoding penicillin-binding protein activator, yielding MKRVSRAFSLISSIALLVACGSTPEKPAQVNQPKPQLETPVVEKKPELTVADYLQRANEASNPSQSTIWYTRAADAWLKQGEYAKAHALLEQLNSELLSPFMQNQFTLFKAEALTGLKQYQLSFNLAKDLPIIQGFEQRVWQVKVTSASHTQHHLAAAKALIGARQYIATDDQTGLTQNSDDTWAQITQLGTEGLRAFDNEQEKQLSGWLNLLNITRTYADTPKQMLVNIRHWQAQYQGHPAASQLPDSLLAALETEPYRPKNVTVFLPLSGKFARQGQVVQQGIMAGYYSQQNLLSLDTLTFVDTNNTDIATLELETDFIIGPLLKSNIEAVQQKFTQIPILLLNQLDELALDKMHYAFSLSPESEARQAAQKLAEIGYQHPIVIAANNSYGKRVAETFISEFTELTNIEPEVAYFKNSQEIKASVEYLMETDASKQRIKTIKALLGNPSNFESDARNRQDVDLIYVYGNTAQIKLLKPYVDINTAPFAKPSPIYTTSNGFSSDLTIADLKDLNGISFSEMPWVLPTRKQEVTLASEMQQLWNGNDDKAARLFAFGYDSFRIIPHLAQMRAFSGFHHIGLSGKLLVEPNGMVSRQLAWAQYKNEQVVEFKPVH
- the rsmI gene encoding 16S rRNA (cytidine(1402)-2'-O)-methyltransferase, which gives rise to MADIGTLYVVATPIGNLGDITARAIQTLSDVDYVAAEDTRVAKKLFSQFEIKTPLIAYHDHNETEQSDKLIYRLKQGENLALISDAGTPLINDPGYVIVKACREHNIKVVPIPGASAVVTALCAAGVATDQFYYGGFLPAKSKARCDVLATLVERDYCSVYYESTHRILASLDDMQKVLGDERHIVIARELTKTFETIKAGAVSDVIAWIKADHNQQKGEFVVIVEGVKQAAQMDDKAKNLLKTLQQHLPPKTAAGIVADTFGLKKKDVYQYGLGLE